Below is a genomic region from Campylobacter concisus ATCC 51562.
ATGCCTAAATTTACTATCTCTTCGCACTCTTTTAAAATTTCATCGATACTCATTTGATAAACGCCCGGCATCGAAGCAATCTCGTTTTTAACGCCTTTGCCCTCGACTACAAAGAGCGGATAGATGAAGTCATTTACGCTAAGGCTAGTCTCTCTTACCATGTCTCTTAGGGCTGGATTTATTCTTAATCTTCTAAAACGTTTAAACATATTTTTGCCTTTTCTTTGTTAAAATGCGTGATTTTTAGCTAGTTTAGCACAGTTGGAGTAAATTTAAAATGAAAATAGAAATTTCAAACGCTGCAAATCTACCATCAAGATTTGGCACTTATAAGGTTCAAGCCTTCAAAGAAGGGGCAAAAGAGCACCTTGTGATCTACAAAGAGCCTTTGAGCGAAGTTGTAAATCTTAGAATTCACTCCGAATGCCTAACTGGCGATGCGATCGGGAGCCTAAAGTGCGACTGTCGCGACCAGCTTGAAGCGAGCCTAAAATATATCGAAGAAAATGGCGGCATGGTCATCTATCTGCGTCAAGAGGGCAGAAATATCGGGCTTTTAAACAAGATAAATGCCTACAGCCTGCAAGATAAGGGCTTTGACACGATAGAAGCCAATCACCAGCTAGGTTTTAAGGCTGATGAGAGGACGTATGAAGTGGTTGATTTTATCCTAAATCACTACGGCATAAAAGAGGTAAATTTACTCACAAATAACCCTTTAAAACTTCACGGGCTAAGCTCAGTAAAGATCGTAAAACGCGTGCCTATCGTCATCAAACCAAATAAATTTAACGAAGACTACCTGAAAGTAAAAAAAGAGCAAATGGGGCACATCCTGTGATGAAAAATGAGCTTTGTTTGCCAGCTAAATTTGACGAAAAAGTAAAGGCTTACGCTCAAATTTTTGCTAAATTTAACAAAGTTCATAGCTTAAGCAATTATAAAGACATAAGCGAGCAGGTGCTTGATAGCATAAAACCGCTTGAGATTTTTGACCTAAGCGCCAAAACGGCGATCGATGTTGGCAGTGGGGCTGGCTTTCCAGCGATATTTTTAGCGCTTGCGATGCCGCACACTAAGTGGCATCTTTTTGAGCCGATAGCCAAAAAGTCATCATTTCTAAGCTACGCTAAGATCGAGCTTGACTTACAAAATTTAGAAGTTCATAGCCAAAAGATAGAGCTTACAGATAAATTTACGGCTGATCTCATCACCTCAAGGGCGCTTAGTAAGACAAAAGAGCTTATAAGAATTTGCGAGGGATTTTATGATGAGAGCACTAAATTTCTCATCTACAAGGGCTCTAGCGTCATGGATGAAATTTCAGGCATCAACGCGCAAATTTATAATGAAAAAAATAGAAACTACATATATTTTAATCTCAAAAATCAAGGGGAGAAACGTTGAAATACTTGCT
It encodes:
- the rsmG gene encoding 16S rRNA (guanine(527)-N(7))-methyltransferase RsmG translates to MKNELCLPAKFDEKVKAYAQIFAKFNKVHSLSNYKDISEQVLDSIKPLEIFDLSAKTAIDVGSGAGFPAIFLALAMPHTKWHLFEPIAKKSSFLSYAKIELDLQNLEVHSQKIELTDKFTADLITSRALSKTKELIRICEGFYDESTKFLIYKGSSVMDEISGINAQIYNEKNRNYIYFNLKNQGEKR
- the ribA gene encoding GTP cyclohydrolase II, giving the protein MKIEISNAANLPSRFGTYKVQAFKEGAKEHLVIYKEPLSEVVNLRIHSECLTGDAIGSLKCDCRDQLEASLKYIEENGGMVIYLRQEGRNIGLLNKINAYSLQDKGFDTIEANHQLGFKADERTYEVVDFILNHYGIKEVNLLTNNPLKLHGLSSVKIVKRVPIVIKPNKFNEDYLKVKKEQMGHIL